In Palaemon carinicauda isolate YSFRI2023 chromosome 21, ASM3689809v2, whole genome shotgun sequence, the following proteins share a genomic window:
- the LOC137614860 gene encoding zinc finger BED domain-containing protein 5-like, with amino-acid sequence MHDTQWLTKLAYLSDIFSTLNGLNLSLQGKDTTIFKVQDKIQATRMKLDLWCGRIDRKDFESFPSLADFLLTSKEELDGDTTQAFKAHLQGLHSELGKYFEEPDRSFEWIRNPFVTDKVDREKVSVNLSSKDPDNLVEIATSGTLKTLFRERSLANFWAQVQPEYPGLAEIALKHLMPFPTSYNCEIGFFTLVDLKTKKRNRINVEPDMRLKLSRLEPDMPTVVTQQKQYHSSH; translated from the coding sequence ATGCATGACACCCAGTGGCTCACAAAACTTGCATACCTGTCTGATATTTTCAGTACACTAAACGGATTGAATCTGTCTTTGCAAGGAAAAGATACTACCATTTTTAAAGTGCAGGACAAAATACAGGCAACACGAATGAAGCTGGACTTGTGGTGCGGCCGCATTGACCGCAAAGATTTTGAGTCTTTTCCTTCATTAGCAGATTTCCTGCTTACTTCCAAGGAAGAGCTAGATGGTGACACAACACAAGCTTTCAAAGCCCATCTGCAAGGCCTTCACtcagagttaggaaaatattttgaagaaccagACCGAAGCTTTGAGTGGATTAGAAATCCATTTGTTACAGATAAAGTAGATAGAGAAAAGGTCAGTGTCAACCTGTCATCAAAAGACCCTGATAATCTTGTCGAGATCGCAACAAGTGGGACACTGAAGACCCTATTCAGGGAAAGAAGTTTggccaatttttgggctcaagttcAGCCAGAGTACCCTGGACTTGCAGAAATTGCTTTGAAACACTTGATGCCATTCCCAACATCGTACAACTGTGAAATTGGATTTTTTACACTGGTTGATCTTAAAACGAAGAAGCGCAACCGAATCAATGTCGAACCCGACATGCGACTGAAACTCAGCAGACTGGAGCCAGATATGCCAACAGTAGTGACGCAGCAAAAACAGTATCATTCATCGCATTAA